The following coding sequences are from one Panicum hallii strain FIL2 chromosome 5, PHallii_v3.1, whole genome shotgun sequence window:
- the LOC112893701 gene encoding bifunctional 3-dehydroquinate dehydratase/shikimate dehydrogenase, chloroplastic-like, whose amino-acid sequence MTLVCVPLVARTVEEMVADAAAAAAAGGDLVEIRLDFIQGFRPREHLPQLLRGCPLPALVTYRPTWEGGQYEGDDATRFETLRLAMELGVDYVDVELKVADKFMSFISGNKPEKCKLIVSSHNYEYTPSCEELANLVAVIQAVGADIVKVATTAKDIVDVSRMFQVMVHCQVPMIGLVMSERGLMSRVLAPKFGGYLTFGILNAAKTSASGQPTVEELLDVYNIRRIGPDTMVLGLIANPVKQSKSPILHNKCLQYTGYNAVYLPLLGDNLASFLETYSSPDFSGFSCSLPFKVDAVQCCHEHDPVAKSIGAINTIIRRPDGKLVGYNTDYIGAISAIEDGIGGPGSKVAAISPLAGRLIVVVGAGGAGKAIAYGAKEKGARVVVANRTYEKAVSLANAIGGQALRLADLETFRPEEGMILANATSLGMQPNIDGTPIPKKALSFYDVVFDAVYAPKVTRLLREAEECGVKVVSGVEMFIRQAMGQFEHFTGGIEAPESLMREIAAKYT is encoded by the exons ATGACGCTGGTGTGCGTGCCGCTGGTGGCGCGGACGGTGGAGGAGATGGTGGCcgacgcggcggccgccgcggccgcgggcggcgACCTTGTCGAGATCCGACTCGACTTCATCCAGGGGTTCCGCCCGCGCGAGCACCTTCCGCAACTGCTCCGCGGCTGCCCGCTCCCGGCCCTCGTCACCTACCG ACCTACCTGGGAAGGAGGCCAATATGAAGGTGATGACGCCACAAGATTTGAGACACTACGTTTAGCAATGGAACTAGGTGTAGACTATGTTGATGTTGAATTGAAG GTCGCCGACAAATTTATGAGCTTTATTTCTGGCAATAAGCCAGAGAAATGTAAACTTATCGTTTCTTCACATAATTATGAATATACTCCATCCTGTGAGGAGCTTGCAAATCTTGTGGCTGTAATACAAGCAGTTGGAGCTGACATAGTGAAAGTTGCAACAACTGCTAAGGATATTGTCGATGTATCACGGATGTTCCAAGTGATGGTTCACTGCCAA GTGCCTATGATTGGACTCGTAATGAGTGAAAGAGGTTTAATGTCAAGGGTGTTAGCGCCCAAGTTTGGTGGATATCTGACATTTGGGATACTAAATGCTGCAAAAACATCAGCATCTGGACAACCAACAGTTGAAGAATTACTGGACGTTTACAATATAAGGCGCATAGGACCTGATACAATGGTTCTTGGTCTTATAGCCAACCCAGTAAAGCAGAGCAAGAGCCCAATTCTGCACAATAAATGCCTTCAATACACTGGATATAATGCTGTTTATCTTCCACTTCTTGGAGATAATCTTGCTAGTTTTCTCGAGACATATTCATCTCCAGACTTTTCAGGATTTAG TTGCTCTCTTCCTTTCAAAGTGGATGCTGTACAGTGCTGCCATGAACATGATCCAGTTGCTAAG TCAATAGGAGCGATAAACACTATAATTAGAAGACCTGATGGCAAATTAGTGGGGTACAATACAGACTACATTGGAGCAATATCTGCTATTGAGGATGGCATTGGAG GTCCAGGGTCCAAGGTTGCTGCCATCTCACCGTTGGCTGGTAGGCTTATTGTTGTTGTAGGTGCTGGAGGTGCTGGTAAGGCAATTGCTTATGGGGCAAAGGAGAAGGGTGCAAGGGTAGTTGTAGCAAATCGTACCTATG AAAAGGCAGTGAGTCTTGCCAATGCAATTGGCGGTCAGGCCCTGAGATTAGCAGACTTGGAAACTTTCAGGCCTGAAGAAGGGATGATCCTTGCCAATGCAACATCATTGGGGATGCAGCCAAATATTGATGGGACTCCTATTCCAAAG AAAGCATTGAGTTTCTACGATGTAGTATTTGATGCTGTATATGCCCCAAAGGTTACTCGGCTTCTACGAGAGGCAGAAGAATGTGGAGTTAAAGTTGTTAGTGGTGTGGAAATGTTTATTAGACAAGCCATGGGTCAATTTGAACATTTCACCGGTGGTATAGAAG CTCCTGAAAGCCTAATGCGTGAAATAGCAGCGAAATACACCTAG